The Dethiosulfovibrio peptidovorans DSM 11002 nucleotide sequence GCCATATGTATGTGGACCTTGGGCTATATCGCTTTGAGAGAGAAATACGAGGGGTTCCTGTCGATTCTCCACAGCGTGGTCGCCATGGGGGCCTTCGCGACCTTCGCCTTTAAACCTCAGCATATACCGGTTCTATACGGTTGGATGGTAAACATAATGGGAGGCTTGAGGTAAGATGCTCTACGACAACGTCGAGACCGAATGGGGCGGTGCCTTGGTGCTCATGGACGAGGTCGGGGTCAGCGGGATCAAGCTGTACGAGGACAAGGATATCCCTATGCCGCTTTTCGACCGTTGGCGACGGTCTCCTTCGGATCTCAGAGAGGCAGTTGGACAGCTTAGGGCCTACTTCGCCGGAGAGCTGAGGAATTTCGACCTGCCTCTTTCCCTGAAGGGAACCGATTTTCAGCTGAAGGTATGGAACGCTTTGAAGGCCATTCCCTACGGTACCACGGTGTCGTATTCCCAACTGGCCGCAGCGATCGACAAGCCGAAGGCCTGCAGGGCAGTAGGGGGTGCCAACGGCAGAAACCCTGTGCCGGTGGCTATCCCCTGTCACAGGGTTATAGGGGCCGATGGCTCTCTCGGTGGATATTCCGGTGGACTGGGGATCAAGAGGAGACTGCTGGCTATAGAGGGAGTTTACTTCGACTGAAGGGTATCTCTGAAAGCGCTAGTCTTCGGAGAGGTCATTTCAGCGGAGCCGAAACGACCTCTCCGAGTGTATGTCCATGATATCGCCCCGCCCAGGCTAAATATAGCCCGGGCGGGGCGATCGTTTGTTCCATTAGTTTCGCCACCTCATCTCGGGACGGACGAACCCGTATATGCAGTTTTCCTGACCTGTTCTGATTGCCCAGTTCCTGTTGCCGTAGTCGAAGTGCCACCATTCATTGGGATAATTGGAGAACCCCACGCTCTCCATGAGGTTCAGCAGTAACCTCCTGTTGTTCCGTATATCCTCTTCCTCCAGGGACAGGGAACCTTTCGTCTCCAGGATCCTGTCGTAATGGTCGGTGTAGGATCTCTCGGAGGTCTCGTCGAACCCCGAGCCCATGGAAACGGTCCGTCCTTTTTCGTCCGCCAGGGTCAGGTCTACCGATCCTCCCGTACAGTGTCCCGATACGAGCTCAGGCTTTACCGAGGGATAGGCCACGAATATCCTGGACCTTTGATCCACCTCGTCCGGCGATAGTTTCGGATGGTCCCTGAAAATCTCGTCTTTTATGGTGTCGAACAGTTCCCTCTGTAGCTCGGGAGCTCTCCAGCAATCCAGAAGAACGAACTTCCATCCCTTCGGGAGGCTATCCGCCGCCCTTATCAGCCTTTCGTAGACCCCCATACGGAGAAACGACTCGGGGATGCTCCCCTTAAGACCCTGTATGAAATACTGCGGCCTGGACAGTATCTTTTCGGGGTACAGGCTGGCCGATACGAGAGGATCTCCGCTTTCGATCAAAAGAGGCGTTTTTTCCGTCATATTTTCACCTCCGTCACTAGAGACCTAAGATTCGTGGCAGTGTGACCGTTATCGCCGGGAAGGATATGATGGCCATCAACACGGTCATGGCCACCGCTATGAAGGGCCATATCTCCCTGAACAGGTCTCCCAGAGGAACCTTGCCCACCGCTGCCACGATATAGTTGCAGGCCCCGACGGGAGGGGTTATCAATGCTATCGTAACGTTCAATGTCATCACTATGCCGAAGTGGAACGGGTCTATACCGGCCTTAACCGCCAGAGGGGCGAAGACAGGGGTCAGCAAAGTGAGCACCGCCACCTCCTCCATGAACATCCCTATGACGAAGATTATGGAGCTGAGCACTATCATCAGCAGCCAGGGATGTTCCAACAGTCCCATTCCCACTATTACAGAGGCGAATTTCTGTGTGACCCTCTCCCACTTTAGAAACCATCCTACCACTGTGGCAGCTCCCATTATCAGGAAGATGGCGCTGGTGAGCCGGACCGTCTCGTAGATCGAGTCCCAGAGGCCGGACCACGTCAGCTGCCTTGTGACGGCTATCCCCGCCAGCAGACAGTAGACCACCGCCAAAGCTCCTGACTCGGTCGGGGTCACCACCCCGGTCACGATACCGCCTACTATTATCAGTGGTGCCACCAGTGCTGCAATCGATCTCCTAAGTATGGTATTGGCCCTGGCCCTCACCGCGGCGGTGTCGGTCATGGGAACCTTGTAGCGTCTGGAGAAGAACCAGTTCATGGCCATGAAGGCCAGCCCGAGGACGAATCCCGGGACCACTCCGGCGGCGAACAGCCCCCCTATGGAGGTGTTGGTCATGGCGGCGTAGATTATCATGAATATGCTGGGCGGTATTATCGGCCCTATCAGCGAACTTCCGGCTGTGAGCCCTGCTGCGTATGCTTTGGGAAATCCCTCTTTCTCCATTGCCGGTATAAGAATGGATCCCAGGGCCGAGGCGTCCGCCGCGGCGGAGCCGTTGACCCCAGCCAGAATAATGCCTCCCACTACGTTTACGTATCCCAGTCCCCCCCGGACCGATCCTACTAACAGACGGCTGAAGTCGATCAGTCGATCGGTCAGTCCAGAACGGTTCATCAGGCTTCCGGCCAGTATGAAGAAGGGGATGGCCATCAGCGAGAAAACGTCCATTCCTCCGAAGAACTGCTGCGGAATGGCCCTGAGGAGCGTTAGGTTTCCAGTACCCAATATGCCGAGAAATCCCGTGAACAACAAGGAGGCGTAGAGGGGCACTCCCAGAGCCATCTGGAGGAAGAATCCTCCCAGGAGTATGAGTCCCGTCATGACCGGTTGCCTCCGTCTGAGGGGCGATGCAGCTCCTGGAGCAGGAGCTGCATCAACAACATGGACATGCCGATGGGAACGGCCATGAGCGGAATGGCCTTGGGGATGCCTAGAGCCATGGTCTTCATGGTCCAGGTCCCTGCGACGTTCTTGCTGCCGAGCCATATCAGGAGGATCAGTACCACCGCCTGTATTCCCATCCTAGCTATGTAGGAGACCTTTTGCAGCCATCTAGGGAAACGCGGTGCCAGAAAGTCTATCGACATATGGTCCCCCTTTGCCTGGGCTCCCGCCGCCCCCAGCATCACCAGCCAAACCAGGGAATATCGAGCTACCTCCTCGGTCCATATGATCGAGCTTTTCATGACGTAACGGAAGAAGATGCCTAGCACTATATCTCCCACGTTGACCAGCAGGAGAAAACCGGCCACCACGGCGCTTAGTCGCTCCATGGCGACGGCCATCCTCTGGACTTTCCCGAGGTCGCTCGAGCCGTCCATAGCGCTATTCCTTCGCCGCCTCGTTCGCCCTGGTGGCGCACTGCACCGCCAGGTCAAGCCATTCCTGACTCACCTTGGTCTTGAGCCACTTCACGTATTCGGGCTGTCCTTTTTTCCTGAACAGATCCATCTCGTTTTCGTTGGGAGAGTATACCTCCATCCCCTTTTCCTTCAGATACTGCACCTGTTTGGAGTCAGCCGCCTCCACTTCCATGCGGCTGATGCGATTGGCCTCCTTGGCCGCTTCGACGACTACCTTGCGATCCTCCTCGGAGAGGGAATCGAACAGGTCACCGTTCATGACCAGGAACTGATCTGAGTACTGTATGTTGGCCAGAGTCATGTATTTCTGTACCTCGTAGAGGCTTCCTATGACTATGTACATGGCCGGGTTCATCTGACCGTCCACGACTCCTGTCTTGAGGGCCATGTAGAGTTCCGTCCAGGGAATGGGGGTTCCGCTGGCTCCGAAGGCCTTGTATATGGCCAATTGTCCCTCGTCCATTCCTCTGAACTTGAGCCCCTTGAAGTCGTCCGGGCCGTGTATGGCTCTCTTCGAGTTGGTGAAGGCCAGGAATCCGCCTTCCTCAACCGCCTCCAACAGCACCGCTCCGGTCCTGTTGCGGAACTCCTCCTGGGCTTTCTTCCAGTACTGGCTTTTATCGAAGAATATGTGGGCCGCCTCGTAGGAGTCGAACATGAAGGGTATGGACGAGGCGTATATCTCGGGGAAAACCGGGGCTACTCCTGCGAAGGAGGCTATGTTGGCCATAGGCTGGTTAAGGCCGGTCTTCATCAGGAGCTCCATTCGCTCCTCTTCCGTTCCCAGCTGGCTATCGGGGAAGAGCTCGAAGGTAACCCGTCCCTCGGTTCCCTCCTCGACCAACTTCTTGAAGTTTTCCGCGAAGGCGTGGACTGCGTTATCCTCCGCTTTCGGCGGTCCGTTGTAGGACATCTTCACCGTAACCGCCGTAGAGGTGGCCGCGGTGAGCCCCATCAATATCAAGGACATAAGCAGTATAGTCAATGTACGTCTGAAGACTTTCACGATAAAACACTTCCCTTCGATGATATGTCAGAGCGAAGCCCTGTATCGTCAATTCTAAATAGTCGTAGGTGTTTTTGCAACAAGAGAGGGAACGTACCTGAAAGGTGCGCTCCCTCTCTATCCTTGCCTAGGCAACGTAGAGGAAGTAAGCTCCCGCTGCCACCACCAGCCATCCGCATATCTGGGAGATCACGAAAGGCCCTTTGCTGTTGTCGGTCCAGTTCATGTATCGATCCAGACCGTTCGCGAAGGTTCCGGCCAGGAGAATGACCAAGGCGTAGCCCAGGCCGTAGAGGGTCACGATCGACGCCCCCCTGGCGAGGCTGTCAGTCGATGCCTTCATGGCTATGACCAGCATAGGGGCCATGTAGGCGAAGGTGCAGGGGCCCAGTGCCATGCCGGATACCGTTCCAAGAGCCAGGGCTCCCAGCAGACCCTTTTTGTTCCCGGCCTTTATGTTTCCCGAAACGAACCATGGGATCGTTATCACGTCCAGAAGATGAAGGCCGAAGACGAAGAGAACCGCCGATACGATGTAGTTCATGGCGGAGCTGAGTCCCTGCATTAGAGCTCCTGCTGAGGCTATAACCATACCGACAAGAGCTATGTTGACCAGTATCCCCAGGGAGAAGGCCCCCGATACCATAAGAGCGTTCTTTGTCCCCTTTTCCTCCTGCCCCTGGATATA carries:
- a CDS encoding methylated-DNA--[protein]-cysteine S-methyltransferase, with translation MLYDNVETEWGGALVLMDEVGVSGIKLYEDKDIPMPLFDRWRRSPSDLREAVGQLRAYFAGELRNFDLPLSLKGTDFQLKVWNALKAIPYGTTVSYSQLAAAIDKPKACRAVGGANGRNPVPVAIPCHRVIGADGSLGGYSGGLGIKRRLLAIEGVYFD
- a CDS encoding M15 family metallopeptidase, which codes for MTEKTPLLIESGDPLVSASLYPEKILSRPQYFIQGLKGSIPESFLRMGVYERLIRAADSLPKGWKFVLLDCWRAPELQRELFDTIKDEIFRDHPKLSPDEVDQRSRIFVAYPSVKPELVSGHCTGGSVDLTLADEKGRTVSMGSGFDETSERSYTDHYDRILETKGSLSLEEEDIRNNRRLLLNLMESVGFSNYPNEWWHFDYGNRNWAIRTGQENCIYGFVRPEMRWRN
- a CDS encoding TRAP transporter large permease; protein product: MTGLILLGGFFLQMALGVPLYASLLFTGFLGILGTGNLTLLRAIPQQFFGGMDVFSLMAIPFFILAGSLMNRSGLTDRLIDFSRLLVGSVRGGLGYVNVVGGIILAGVNGSAAADASALGSILIPAMEKEGFPKAYAAGLTAGSSLIGPIIPPSIFMIIYAAMTNTSIGGLFAAGVVPGFVLGLAFMAMNWFFSRRYKVPMTDTAAVRARANTILRRSIAALVAPLIIVGGIVTGVVTPTESGALAVVYCLLAGIAVTRQLTWSGLWDSIYETVRLTSAIFLIMGAATVVGWFLKWERVTQKFASVIVGMGLLEHPWLLMIVLSSIIFVIGMFMEEVAVLTLLTPVFAPLAVKAGIDPFHFGIVMTLNVTIALITPPVGACNYIVAAVGKVPLGDLFREIWPFIAVAMTVLMAIISFPAITVTLPRILGL
- a CDS encoding TRAP transporter small permease — encoded protein: MDGSSDLGKVQRMAVAMERLSAVVAGFLLLVNVGDIVLGIFFRYVMKSSIIWTEEVARYSLVWLVMLGAAGAQAKGDHMSIDFLAPRFPRWLQKVSYIARMGIQAVVLILLIWLGSKNVAGTWTMKTMALGIPKAIPLMAVPIGMSMLLMQLLLQELHRPSDGGNRS
- the dctP gene encoding TRAP transporter substrate-binding protein DctP, with translation MKVFRRTLTILLMSLILMGLTAATSTAVTVKMSYNGPPKAEDNAVHAFAENFKKLVEEGTEGRVTFELFPDSQLGTEEERMELLMKTGLNQPMANIASFAGVAPVFPEIYASSIPFMFDSYEAAHIFFDKSQYWKKAQEEFRNRTGAVLLEAVEEGGFLAFTNSKRAIHGPDDFKGLKFRGMDEGQLAIYKAFGASGTPIPWTELYMALKTGVVDGQMNPAMYIVIGSLYEVQKYMTLANIQYSDQFLVMNGDLFDSLSEEDRKVVVEAAKEANRISRMEVEAADSKQVQYLKEKGMEVYSPNENEMDLFRKKGQPEYVKWLKTKVSQEWLDLAVQCATRANEAAKE
- a CDS encoding cytochrome c biogenesis CcdA family protein; protein product: MGNLLAAVQAALSGTGSAALVAAFAWGIFSVLLSPCSLVSIPLVVGYIQGQEEKGTKNALMVSGAFSLGILVNIALVGMVIASAGALMQGLSSAMNYIVSAVLFVFGLHLLDVITIPWFVSGNIKAGNKKGLLGALALGTVSGMALGPCTFAYMAPMLVIAMKASTDSLARGASIVTLYGLGYALVILLAGTFANGLDRYMNWTDNSKGPFVISQICGWLVVAAGAYFLYVA